The Candidatus Accumulibacter similis genome has a segment encoding these proteins:
- a CDS encoding TraU family protein has product MSSYSPVHRQLGRPRAALWLALALWLLALVPGPAAAGPTCHGRFMNPITDICWSCLFPLTIGSASILSDGQPDIGNPSSPVCYCSNPPRIGVSIGFWEPVRMVDVTRTPFCMVGLGGIALDPGLDVPRGAHVGHDSQTRNSFYHAHWYANPILTWLEVLLDFPCLEKGSLDLAYLTEVDPLWADDELTAILNPEAVLFANAPAKAACAADCVAATAGMPIASLFWCAGCQGSIYPMGGHVATHIGGVQASTLITQRMTAKMHRQLVTFTGAGSAGLCGYYPLPIMDKTHYKLQMVYPVPATAKEAGQCCQPYGRTTMIWGAGKSYPVSGEDFAYQIFRKRNCCAGAY; this is encoded by the coding sequence ATGAGCTCCTATAGCCCCGTCCACCGGCAGCTAGGTCGCCCACGCGCGGCGCTGTGGCTCGCGCTCGCCCTGTGGCTGCTCGCGCTGGTGCCCGGACCCGCCGCGGCCGGCCCCACCTGCCACGGCCGCTTCATGAACCCGATCACCGACATCTGCTGGAGTTGCCTGTTCCCGCTGACCATCGGCTCGGCATCGATCCTCTCCGACGGTCAGCCCGACATCGGCAATCCGTCGTCGCCCGTCTGCTACTGCAGCAACCCGCCCCGCATCGGCGTGTCGATCGGCTTCTGGGAGCCGGTGCGCATGGTGGACGTGACGCGAACGCCCTTCTGCATGGTCGGCCTGGGCGGCATCGCGCTGGACCCCGGACTCGACGTGCCGCGCGGCGCGCACGTCGGACACGACAGCCAGACGCGCAACAGCTTCTATCACGCGCACTGGTACGCCAACCCGATCCTCACCTGGCTGGAGGTGCTGCTCGACTTTCCGTGCCTGGAGAAGGGCTCGCTCGACCTGGCCTATCTCACTGAGGTGGATCCGCTGTGGGCCGACGACGAACTGACCGCCATCCTGAACCCCGAAGCGGTGCTGTTCGCCAACGCGCCCGCGAAAGCCGCGTGCGCCGCCGACTGTGTGGCCGCAACCGCCGGCATGCCGATCGCGAGCCTGTTCTGGTGCGCCGGCTGCCAGGGCTCGATCTACCCGATGGGTGGCCACGTCGCCACCCACATCGGCGGCGTGCAGGCCTCGACGCTGATCACCCAGCGCATGACCGCGAAGATGCACCGGCAGCTGGTGACGTTCACCGGCGCCGGGTCGGCGGGGCTGTGCGGCTACTACCCGCTGCCGATCATGGACAAGACGCACTACAAGCTGCAAATGGTCTACCCGGTGCCGGCCACCGCGAAGGAAGCCGGCCAGTGCTGCCAGCCCTACGGCCGCACGACGATGATCTGGGGCGCGGGCAAGTCCTACCCCGTCTCGGGCGAAGACTTCGCGTACCAGATCTTCCGCAAGAGGAACTGCTGTGCCGGCGCGTACTGA
- the traW gene encoding type-F conjugative transfer system protein TraW, with amino-acid sequence MRSSDPTIANGTARGWPLRLAAAVFAAMVATVPAHAQDLGVIGPVYPIAEPNLLEVILGKLRAAGEDGTLARLQRESLERVRRGVDYPAPVAGLSRTRQPRHFHHDPSIVVQEAIRDADGRVIVPPGTVVNPLDTVSLSQALLFIDARDREQVARARKLIDERQGKVKVILTGGSYLDLMRRWQRPVFYDQQGNLTTKLGIRQVPALVTQDGRRLRIDELL; translated from the coding sequence ATGCGCTCTTCTGATCCGACGATCGCAAACGGCACGGCCCGCGGCTGGCCGCTGCGCCTCGCGGCGGCCGTCTTCGCCGCGATGGTCGCGACGGTGCCCGCCCACGCGCAGGACCTCGGCGTCATCGGCCCGGTCTACCCGATCGCCGAGCCAAACCTGCTGGAGGTGATCCTCGGGAAACTTCGCGCGGCAGGCGAAGACGGCACGCTCGCCCGTCTGCAACGCGAATCGCTGGAAAGGGTCAGGCGAGGCGTCGATTACCCGGCGCCGGTGGCGGGGCTCTCGCGCACCCGTCAACCGCGGCACTTCCACCACGACCCGAGCATCGTCGTGCAGGAGGCGATCCGCGACGCCGACGGCCGGGTCATCGTGCCGCCCGGCACGGTGGTCAATCCGCTCGACACCGTGAGCTTGAGCCAGGCGCTGCTCTTTATCGACGCGCGCGATCGCGAGCAGGTCGCGCGTGCACGCAAGCTCATCGACGAGCGCCAAGGCAAGGTGAAGGTGATCCTCACCGGCGGGTCCTACCTGGACCTGATGCGCCGCTGGCAACGGCCGGTGTTCTACGACCAGCAGGGCAACCTCACGACGAAGCTCGGCATCCGCCAGGTGCCCGCACTCGTCACCCAGGACGGCAGAAGGCTGCGCATCGATGAGCTCCTATAG
- a CDS encoding S26 family signal peptidase: protein MRTLFLHRSWRDRFASSGRLRLHTFAERSVEHLKRWALVYVAVGAIALWFHAHYGFGLNASPSLPHRLFLIHKGEMPSRGDFVAFRWAGGGPYPAGVTFIKVLAGMPGDEVTRDAQGFHLNGVPVGVPKPVSRQGQPLEPGPTGRIPEGRYYVQAGHPDSLDSRYQLTGWIHTSQIIGRADALF, encoded by the coding sequence ATGCGCACCCTGTTCTTGCATCGAAGCTGGCGCGACCGATTCGCATCGAGCGGACGACTTCGGCTGCACACGTTCGCCGAGCGCTCGGTCGAACACCTGAAGCGCTGGGCCCTCGTCTACGTCGCGGTCGGCGCGATCGCGCTCTGGTTTCACGCGCACTATGGCTTCGGGCTGAACGCCTCGCCGAGCCTGCCGCACCGGCTCTTCCTCATCCACAAGGGCGAGATGCCGAGCCGAGGCGACTTCGTCGCCTTCCGCTGGGCCGGCGGCGGACCATACCCGGCGGGCGTCACCTTCATCAAGGTGCTCGCCGGCATGCCCGGCGACGAAGTCACCCGCGATGCGCAGGGCTTCCACCTCAACGGCGTTCCGGTGGGCGTCCCCAAGCCAGTGAGCCGGCAAGGTCAGCCGCTCGAACCCGGCCCCACCGGCCGGATTCCGGAGGGCCGCTACTACGTGCAAGCCGGACACCCCGACAGCCTCGACTCCCGGTACCAGCTGACCGGCTGGATCCACACATCCCAGATCATCGGGCGGGCCGATGCGCTCTTCTGA
- the traC gene encoding type IV secretion system protein TraC: MRVPKSGAASRGEDAAAFSEWLPYRAWIADRQVFVNLDALGFCLEVRPQSGADEEMARVLTALYAASPPGTGIQFHLYASPAIRAPLARYANLRVTDEVVPELDTLGRAGRHTNIHRTMARRRAGHYLQGSRTSLLSAQSYLFRDYRLVVSVSLPGSPENLSRLEELLLLRDGIRATLHAAGFPSRSWTAEDLINWVSALLDPHRQTGDAVPLTYDDGRELRDQVIDRATRLRIDRQGIGLANPAADLQTELRLMSVRAFPPRFALWNAGSLIGDLYQGTLQYPCPFLLTLGVHVLDAEATRNWAFLKAARATTNATSYMARFLPDLQERKADWDIVLKAMDDGQQLVDLNLQLALFAEPHAVTRAEQAARAIFRARGFELSSDTMMMTQALIGSLPMTLSAPFHADLQRMKRVTTKTSANAVHLAPLVAEWQGTGTPVLLFGGRRGQIMQIDVYDNPAGNYNVAIAGTSGSGKSLLLNEIAAAYLGTGARVWIIDVGRSYEKACRNFGGSFIEFTEDAALSLNPFPLVEDIDEDMELLQPLLAQMVSPRESLDGFQYSTLGAAIKKVWKAKGRAMTVTDIHDLLATGRLDDDGAPSAGEGDRRLKDLAAMLHPYTRDGAYGKYFDSEASIDFGADLIVLELEELKSKKDLQTVVLLIVMYRITREMYFSRDRKKIVIIDEAWDLLSGGATAEFIEAGYRRARKYKGAFMSATQGVDDYYRNPAAKAALDNSDWMFLLRQKPESIEMMDKLGQLTMDDAMKRLLLSLRTEHGAYSEVFIHSPAGNGIARLIVDPYSLLLFSSRAEDFNAINAKRAAGLDVSAAIDAVLRERGLA; encoded by the coding sequence ATCCGCGTTCCCAAGTCCGGCGCCGCATCGCGCGGCGAGGACGCCGCCGCGTTCTCCGAGTGGCTGCCGTACCGCGCCTGGATCGCGGACCGCCAGGTCTTCGTCAATCTCGACGCGCTCGGCTTCTGCCTCGAGGTGCGACCGCAATCCGGCGCCGACGAGGAGATGGCGCGCGTGCTGACCGCGCTCTACGCGGCCTCTCCGCCCGGCACGGGCATCCAGTTCCACCTCTACGCGAGCCCCGCGATTCGCGCGCCGCTGGCGCGCTACGCGAACCTGCGCGTCACCGACGAGGTCGTCCCGGAGCTCGACACGCTCGGCCGCGCCGGCAGGCACACCAACATCCACCGCACCATGGCCCGGCGCCGCGCCGGACACTACCTGCAGGGCAGCCGGACGTCGCTGCTGTCGGCGCAGAGCTACCTGTTCCGCGACTACCGGCTGGTGGTCAGCGTCTCGCTTCCCGGCAGCCCGGAGAATCTCTCGCGCCTGGAGGAGTTGCTGCTGCTGCGCGACGGGATCCGGGCCACGCTGCACGCCGCCGGCTTCCCGTCCCGTTCGTGGACGGCGGAGGACCTGATCAACTGGGTCTCCGCGCTGCTCGACCCGCACCGGCAAACCGGCGACGCCGTCCCGCTCACCTACGACGACGGGCGCGAGCTGCGCGACCAGGTGATCGACCGGGCCACGCGCCTGCGCATCGACCGCCAGGGCATCGGCCTCGCCAATCCGGCCGCCGACCTGCAAACCGAGCTTCGCCTGATGTCGGTGCGCGCCTTCCCGCCGCGCTTCGCGCTGTGGAACGCCGGTAGCCTGATCGGCGACCTCTACCAGGGCACGCTGCAGTACCCCTGCCCGTTCCTCCTCACGCTGGGCGTGCACGTGCTCGACGCCGAGGCCACCCGCAACTGGGCATTCCTCAAGGCCGCCCGCGCCACCACGAACGCCACCAGCTACATGGCGCGCTTCCTGCCCGACCTGCAGGAGCGCAAGGCCGACTGGGACATCGTGCTCAAGGCGATGGACGACGGCCAGCAGCTCGTCGATCTCAACCTGCAGCTCGCGCTCTTCGCCGAGCCGCACGCGGTGACCCGGGCCGAACAGGCGGCGCGCGCCATCTTCCGTGCGCGCGGCTTCGAACTCTCCAGCGACACGATGATGATGACGCAGGCCCTCATCGGCTCGCTGCCGATGACGCTCTCGGCGCCGTTCCACGCCGATCTGCAGCGCATGAAGCGCGTCACCACCAAGACCTCGGCGAACGCGGTGCACCTGGCGCCGCTCGTCGCCGAGTGGCAGGGCACGGGCACGCCGGTGCTCCTGTTCGGCGGCCGGCGTGGCCAGATCATGCAGATCGATGTCTACGACAACCCGGCGGGCAACTACAACGTGGCGATCGCCGGCACGTCGGGCTCGGGCAAGTCGCTGCTCTTGAACGAGATCGCCGCCGCCTACCTCGGCACCGGCGCGCGCGTCTGGATCATCGACGTCGGCCGCTCCTACGAGAAGGCGTGCCGCAACTTCGGCGGCAGCTTCATCGAGTTCACCGAGGACGCCGCACTCTCGCTCAACCCGTTCCCCCTGGTCGAGGACATCGACGAGGACATGGAACTCCTGCAGCCGCTGCTCGCGCAGATGGTGTCCCCGCGCGAGTCGCTCGACGGCTTTCAGTACTCAACGCTGGGTGCGGCGATCAAGAAGGTCTGGAAAGCCAAGGGCCGCGCCATGACCGTCACCGACATTCACGACCTGCTCGCGACCGGACGCCTCGACGACGACGGCGCGCCCTCCGCCGGCGAAGGCGACCGGCGGCTGAAAGACCTCGCCGCGATGCTGCACCCCTACACGCGCGACGGCGCCTACGGGAAGTACTTCGATTCCGAGGCCAGCATCGACTTCGGCGCCGACCTCATCGTCCTGGAGCTCGAGGAGCTCAAGTCCAAGAAGGACCTGCAGACCGTGGTGCTGCTGATCGTCATGTACCGCATCACGCGCGAGATGTACTTCTCTCGCGACCGCAAGAAGATCGTGATCATCGACGAGGCCTGGGACCTGCTCTCCGGCGGCGCCACCGCCGAGTTCATCGAGGCCGGCTACCGCCGCGCGCGCAAGTACAAGGGCGCCTTCATGTCGGCCACCCAGGGCGTGGACGACTACTACCGCAACCCGGCGGCGAAGGCGGCACTGGACAACTCCGACTGGATGTTCCTGCTGCGTCAGAAGCCCGAGTCGATCGAGATGATGGACAAGCTCGGTCAACTCACGATGGACGATGCGATGAAGCGGCTGCTGCTGTCGCTGCGCACCGAGCACGGCGCCTACTCCGAGGTCTTCATCCACTCGCCGGCCGGCAACGGCATCGCCCGGCTGATCGTCGATCCGTACAGCCTCCTGCTCTTCAGCAGCCGGGCCGAGGACTTCAACGCCATCAACGCCAAGCGCGCGGCGGGCCTGGACGTCTCCGCCGCCATCGACGCGGTCTTGCGCGAACGGGGGCTCGCGTGA
- a CDS encoding TraV family lipoprotein codes for MTDLRRTVALLVGATATLLGGCASTMSGLGGEGSYACKAPVGSQCTSVSGVYANSIHGQPPASALPKPAKEPTSTAAAATVASASTAAPGLGAPPSALRSQPRVLRLWIAPWEDADGDLHEASVVHVLVDTGRWLIERVLPANRQRVDAVRPPIPFTSPASSPASASEPASSTETAPDRFPPRMGLLPGNGATQEP; via the coding sequence ATGACGGACCTGCGACGGACCGTCGCCCTCCTCGTCGGCGCGACCGCCACGCTGTTGGGCGGCTGCGCGTCCACGATGAGCGGCCTCGGCGGCGAGGGCAGCTACGCCTGCAAGGCCCCGGTTGGTTCGCAGTGCACCTCGGTCTCGGGCGTGTACGCGAATTCGATCCACGGCCAGCCGCCCGCCTCCGCGCTGCCGAAGCCCGCCAAGGAGCCCACGAGCACGGCAGCCGCCGCGACGGTCGCCTCGGCATCCACAGCCGCTCCGGGGCTTGGCGCACCGCCATCGGCACTGCGCTCCCAACCACGCGTGCTGCGCCTATGGATCGCGCCCTGGGAGGACGCCGACGGCGACCTGCACGAGGCCTCGGTGGTGCACGTGCTGGTGGACACCGGCCGCTGGCTGATCGAACGCGTCCTCCCGGCGAATCGACAGCGCGTCGATGCCGTGCGGCCTCCGATCCCGTTCACGTCGCCCGCATCCAGCCCGGCATCGGCGAGCGAGCCCGCGTCGTCCACAGAGACAGCGCCCGATCGCTTTCCCCCGCGCATGGGACTGCTGCCCGGCAATGGTGCGACCCAGGAGCCCTGA
- a CDS encoding DsbC family protein codes for MKTTDARLTLRALAAKAALAAALTTCLSVTALAQRSQPPTTPELTSLIGRLQALYPSTRFGEIRPTPWPGVFEVAMGANLAYVDASGQYFLFGHLYDMKAQHDLTAERKDTLARIDFNALPLADAIKDVRGRGSRALAIFSDPDCPHCRRLEAELKGLSDVTIHTFLMPIASLHPQARAKAIAVWCAKDRLGAWQALMTRDQVPPSADCAHPVDRNVALAEHLGVTGTPTLVAADGRVLPGAASAEQISAWLSRSTTSAEGPAPSNPAAQATGKAP; via the coding sequence ATGAAGACGACTGACGCGCGCCTCACGCTGCGCGCACTCGCTGCCAAGGCCGCGTTGGCCGCGGCACTGACCACCTGCCTGAGCGTCACGGCACTTGCGCAGCGCAGCCAACCGCCAACCACGCCCGAACTGACCAGCCTCATCGGGCGCCTGCAGGCGCTCTACCCCTCGACCCGCTTCGGCGAGATCCGTCCGACGCCGTGGCCGGGTGTCTTCGAAGTGGCGATGGGCGCCAACCTCGCCTACGTGGACGCGAGCGGCCAGTACTTCCTGTTCGGCCACCTGTACGACATGAAGGCACAGCACGACCTCACCGCCGAGCGCAAGGACACGCTGGCCCGCATCGACTTCAACGCGCTGCCGCTGGCCGACGCGATCAAGGACGTTCGCGGCCGCGGCTCCCGTGCGCTCGCGATCTTTAGCGATCCGGACTGCCCGCACTGCCGCCGGCTTGAAGCCGAGTTGAAGGGCCTGTCCGACGTGACGATCCACACCTTCCTGATGCCGATCGCCTCCCTGCACCCGCAGGCGCGCGCGAAGGCCATCGCCGTGTGGTGCGCAAAGGATCGCCTCGGCGCCTGGCAGGCACTGATGACCCGCGACCAGGTGCCGCCCAGCGCGGACTGCGCACACCCGGTCGATCGCAACGTCGCGCTGGCCGAGCACCTCGGCGTGACCGGCACCCCGACGCTGGTCGCTGCCGACGGTCGCGTGCTGCCCGGCGCCGCAAGCGCCGAGCAGATCAGCGCCTGGCTGTCGCGCTCGACCACGAGCGCCGAGGGCCCCGCACCGAGCAACCCGGCGGCCCAGGCGACGGGCAAGGCGCCATGA
- a CDS encoding conjugal transfer protein TraB: MSPTGASHPSGQGSPSAPAEPTAAAIKRRQVLLLAGIAGTIVAGTLLSVSLTGTKGNDAQPAKPQSTNILAPGAQIDPRDAWRGQADAQLKAIEQRSRDLAQRNAELEGQGKEMLERLKKLEGGGLTPLPPPPVTAPAARPSFGPDRPGSALPDSGPQRFPPPPMPQGAVQGAGLPPPPGGVSSTPTHTGIVSIVLGDVAAGKGAKPVADAAAAAAPASRDTRRYLPSGAFTRAVLLGGLDAPTGGQAQRNPQPVLLRLADNAILPNQFRARVKECFIVGAGYGDVSSERAYIRTESLSCVTRDGTAIDVPVKGYVAGEDGKAGMRGRLVSKQGQILANALLAGVASGIGHAFTQSSTTLSVSPLGTTSTVDPGKQLEAGLGTGVGKALDRLAQYYISLAEKVFPVIEVDAGRSVDVVLTQGVALPGTLDAAGTDPDNLAQLAERARTLRRNDDEDD, translated from the coding sequence ATGTCGCCGACCGGCGCGTCTCACCCGTCGGGGCAAGGGTCCCCGTCGGCCCCGGCGGAGCCAACGGCTGCAGCCATCAAGCGCCGTCAGGTCCTGCTGCTCGCCGGCATCGCCGGCACGATCGTGGCCGGCACGCTGCTGTCGGTCTCGTTGACCGGCACGAAAGGCAACGACGCGCAGCCGGCGAAGCCGCAGTCCACCAACATCCTTGCGCCGGGTGCGCAGATTGATCCCCGCGACGCGTGGCGTGGCCAGGCCGATGCGCAGCTGAAGGCGATCGAGCAGCGCTCTCGCGACCTCGCGCAGCGCAACGCCGAGCTCGAAGGCCAGGGCAAGGAAATGCTCGAGCGCCTGAAGAAGCTCGAAGGCGGCGGACTCACGCCGCTGCCGCCTCCGCCCGTCACCGCCCCCGCGGCACGGCCGAGTTTCGGGCCGGATCGCCCGGGGAGTGCGCTGCCGGATTCCGGTCCGCAGCGCTTCCCGCCGCCACCGATGCCGCAAGGCGCCGTGCAGGGCGCCGGCCTGCCACCGCCGCCCGGCGGGGTTTCGAGCACGCCGACGCACACGGGCATCGTCAGCATCGTGCTGGGGGACGTCGCAGCGGGCAAGGGCGCCAAGCCGGTCGCGGACGCGGCGGCCGCCGCCGCACCAGCCAGTCGCGACACCCGCCGCTACCTGCCCAGCGGCGCCTTCACCCGTGCGGTGCTTCTCGGCGGCCTGGATGCACCCACCGGCGGCCAGGCGCAGCGCAACCCTCAACCGGTGCTGCTGCGCCTCGCCGACAACGCGATCCTGCCCAACCAGTTCCGCGCCCGCGTGAAGGAGTGCTTCATCGTGGGCGCCGGCTACGGCGACGTGAGTTCCGAGCGCGCCTACATCCGCACCGAGTCGCTGTCGTGCGTCACCCGCGACGGCACGGCCATCGACGTGCCGGTGAAGGGCTACGTGGCGGGCGAGGACGGCAAGGCCGGCATGCGCGGACGCCTGGTCTCCAAGCAGGGGCAGATCCTCGCCAACGCACTGCTCGCCGGCGTGGCCAGCGGCATCGGTCACGCCTTCACGCAGAGCTCCACCACGCTGTCGGTCTCGCCGCTGGGCACCACCAGCACCGTCGACCCCGGCAAGCAGCTCGAAGCCGGTCTGGGCACGGGCGTGGGCAAGGCGCTCGACCGGCTCGCCCAGTACTACATCAGCCTCGCCGAGAAAGTCTTCCCGGTGATCGAGGTCGACGCGGGCCGCAGCGTCGACGTGGTCCTCACGCAGGGCGTCGCCCTGCCCGGGACGCTGGACGCCGCCGGCACCGATCCCGACAACCTCGCGCAACTCGCCGAGCGCGCCCGCACCCTCCGGAGGAACGACGATGAAGACGACTGA
- a CDS encoding type-F conjugative transfer system secretin TraK has protein sequence MTRSKSKLSLSFAWLLLLALAGSQPALALQVVDARDGETVLAKVSRKEVTRISVDRGRIRKVTGNAGEFVLEKDDEKGQVFIRPVSPDSTKPINLFVSTERSTIGLLLQPVDTPSDAIVIREARDAATGPARIERSGRHVRTMKNLLLAMAEDALPDDMEVREPGRELTLWPGARLTLQRQWLGSGVVGEKYQLVNTGASALELAERDLFKRGVMAVSVEQAALRPGETTQLFVIRERRADD, from the coding sequence ATGACCCGCTCGAAATCCAAGCTCAGTCTCAGCTTCGCCTGGCTCCTGCTGCTGGCACTGGCCGGTAGCCAGCCCGCGCTGGCGCTGCAGGTCGTCGATGCGCGCGACGGCGAGACCGTGCTCGCCAAGGTCTCGCGCAAGGAGGTGACGCGCATCTCTGTCGATCGTGGCCGCATCCGCAAGGTGACGGGCAACGCCGGCGAATTCGTGCTGGAGAAGGACGACGAGAAGGGCCAGGTCTTCATCCGGCCGGTCTCGCCGGACAGCACCAAGCCCATCAACCTCTTCGTCAGCACGGAGCGCTCGACGATCGGGCTGCTGCTGCAGCCGGTGGACACCCCGAGCGACGCCATCGTGATCCGCGAGGCCCGCGACGCCGCGACCGGACCCGCACGCATCGAGCGCAGCGGCCGTCACGTGCGCACGATGAAGAACCTCCTGCTCGCGATGGCCGAGGACGCGCTGCCCGACGACATGGAGGTGCGCGAGCCCGGGCGCGAGCTGACCCTGTGGCCCGGCGCGAGGCTCACGTTGCAGCGCCAGTGGCTGGGTAGCGGCGTGGTCGGCGAGAAGTACCAGCTCGTCAACACCGGCGCGTCCGCGCTCGAACTGGCCGAGCGCGATCTCTTCAAGCGCGGGGTGATGGCCGTGAGCGTCGAGCAGGCGGCCCTGCGCCCGGGCGAGACCACGCAGCTGTTCGTGATCCGGGAGCGCCGCGCCGATGACTGA
- the traE gene encoding type IV conjugative transfer system protein TraE — protein MKLDWLRADIASARRASALLVLLLACSMLANVTLAAFAMHMAGRERVVVVPPSINKTFWVESERVSAEYLEQMAYFLLQLTLNVTPQSIDHQSRVLLQYAAPASYGELRSVLATAAERVKRDGASTVFSAQDLAVDERTQRVGVRGLLTTFISDRRVSEVSKGYAIELQYAGGRIFLKAFRETSPNDPLEIQAQSQLRLAPAAGTGR, from the coding sequence ATGAAGCTCGACTGGCTGCGCGCCGACATCGCCAGCGCGCGCCGCGCGAGCGCCCTGCTCGTGCTGCTGCTCGCCTGCTCGATGCTCGCCAACGTGACGCTGGCGGCCTTCGCGATGCACATGGCCGGCCGCGAGCGCGTGGTGGTGGTGCCGCCCAGCATCAACAAGACCTTCTGGGTCGAGTCCGAGCGCGTGAGCGCCGAGTACCTCGAACAGATGGCCTATTTCCTCCTGCAACTCACGCTGAACGTCACGCCGCAGAGCATCGACCACCAGTCCCGGGTGCTGCTCCAGTACGCAGCGCCCGCTTCCTACGGGGAGCTGCGCAGCGTGCTGGCCACCGCCGCCGAGCGCGTCAAGCGCGACGGCGCCTCCACCGTGTTCAGCGCGCAGGACCTCGCCGTCGACGAGCGCACCCAGCGTGTCGGCGTGCGCGGCCTGCTCACCACATTCATCAGCGACCGCCGCGTGTCCGAGGTCTCGAAGGGCTACGCCATCGAGCTCCAGTACGCCGGCGGCCGGATCTTTCTGAAGGCGTTCCGGGAGACCAGTCCCAATGACCCGCTCGAAATCCAAGCTCAGTCTCAGCTTCGCCTGGCTCCTGCTGCTGGCACTGGCCGGTAG
- the traL gene encoding type IV conjugative transfer system protein TraL, which translates to MFWWDIDVALLVLGAALAGMVAGFFVSGCAVGLLLASAYGRAKAGKHPAFALHLLYWHLPAFMTGLKRTPPSYLRELAG; encoded by the coding sequence ATGTTCTGGTGGGACATCGACGTCGCCCTGCTGGTGCTGGGGGCCGCGCTGGCGGGCATGGTCGCGGGCTTCTTCGTGAGCGGCTGTGCCGTCGGCCTGCTGCTCGCCTCGGCCTACGGTCGCGCGAAGGCGGGCAAGCACCCCGCCTTCGCGCTGCACCTGCTTTACTGGCACCTACCGGCCTTCATGACGGGCCTGAAGCGCACCCCGCCTTCCTACCTGCGCGAGCTGGCCGGATGA
- a CDS encoding lytic transglycosylase domain-containing protein has product MITAIVTLAALPAHACWDEAAARYRVSSELLYAIARTESALDPQAVGRNRNGTRDIGLMQINSAWLPTLAAHGIGERDLFDPCTSIHVGAWILAGNVQRLGYTWDAVGAYNAANPALRRAYVDKVRRHLRSAHDGAYRARHGATRTAITRGDHRAPVVATLP; this is encoded by the coding sequence CTGATCACCGCGATCGTCACGCTCGCGGCCCTGCCCGCCCACGCTTGCTGGGACGAGGCGGCCGCGCGCTACCGCGTCAGCAGCGAGCTGCTCTACGCGATCGCGCGCACCGAATCGGCACTCGACCCGCAGGCCGTTGGACGCAACCGCAACGGCACGCGTGACATCGGGCTCATGCAGATCAACTCGGCGTGGCTGCCCACGCTGGCCGCCCACGGCATCGGCGAGCGAGATCTCTTCGACCCCTGCACCAGCATCCACGTCGGCGCCTGGATCCTCGCCGGCAACGTCCAGCGCCTGGGCTACACGTGGGATGCGGTCGGTGCCTACAACGCCGCCAATCCCGCCTTGCGCCGCGCCTACGTCGACAAGGTTCGCCGCCACCTGCGCAGCGCCCACGACGGCGCATATCGCGCTCGCCACGGCGCCACCCGTACCGCCATCACCCGAGGCGACCACCGAGCACCGGTGGTCGCAACCCTGCCCTGA